The following coding sequences lie in one Phragmites australis chromosome 8, lpPhrAust1.1, whole genome shotgun sequence genomic window:
- the LOC133927485 gene encoding uncharacterized protein LOC133927485, producing the protein MIYDLQVLNKKGAGPPSQKRIAKRSSWALEPGGANCVPVQTLPPPHAVAMASALQLRRQCLAAATNPVLFSGHGLRFRKLEVILTTTIDKLGKAGEVVKVAPGHFRNHLMPKMLAVPNMDKFAILIREQRKLYQREEEEVVKEVTKEDDDARQHEERLKEYQTAAKQLDNALLVLRRFISTGNELRTPATKDEIVSEVARQLNINIHPDNLHVQSPLASLGEFELPLRLPRGIPHPEGKLQWTLKVKIRRK; encoded by the exons ATGATTTATGACCTGCAAG ttttgaatAAGAAGGGGGCCGGGCCTCCTTCTCAGAAGAGAATTGCAAAACGAAGTAGTTGGGCCCTTGAGCCCGGCGGCGCCAATTGCGTCCCCGTCCAAACCCTACCGCCTCCGCACGCCGTCGCCATGGCCTCCGCCCTCCAGCTGCGGCGCCAgtgcctcgccgccgccaccaaccCTGTCCTCTTCTCCGGCCATGGCCTTCGCTTCCGCAAGCTCGAGGTCATCCTCACCACG ACGATCGATAAACTGGGTAAAGCAGGGGAGGTGGTGAAGGTGGCGCCTGGGCACTTCCGCAACCACCTGATGCCCAAGATGCTCGCTGTCCCAAACATGGACAAATTCGCCATACTCATTAGAGAGCAGCGCAAG CTTTACCAAcgtgaagaggaggaggtggtgaaaGAAGTCACAaaggaagatgatgatgctCGG CAACATGAAGAAAGACTGAAGGAGTATCAAACAGCAGCAAAGCAGCTCGATAATGCACTCTTG GTGTTGAGGCGGTTCATCTCGACCGGAAACGAGCTGCGTACTCCTGCAACAAAGGATGAAATTGTTTCCGAG GTGGCAAGGCAACTCAACATCAATATCCACCCAGACAATCTGCACGTGCAGTCACCTTTGGCGTCCCTTGGTGAGTTTGAGCTGCCCCTCCGCTTACCGAGGGGGATACCACACCCAGAAGGCAAGCTACAATGGACTCTCAAGGTTAAGATCAGGAGAAAATAA
- the LOC133926085 gene encoding protein arginine N-methyltransferase 7 isoform X1: protein MDGPDLLEASSAKPCGAEPLLMPSFLVLSVAPRPLPAALRLLRRRMASSEPTRAFQLRLNPLTGDSEWLVVDEAEGEGEAPPAPGQQHLLAATSYLDMLNDASRNRAYRRAVDATVTDPASRVLDIGAGTGLLSMMAARALATVGGEGIGSVSACESYLPMGKLMRRVLRANGMVNKVKVFHKRSDELKVGAELDSPADILVSEILDSELLGEGLIPTLQHAHDMLLVKKPKTVPFRATTYGQLVESTFLWKMHDLHNNEANAADGVWLTPGGMERILSVKLQQHAMQCDALADEIRLLSEPFKVFEFDFWKRPDSHRETKIKIKATADGCAHAIISWWVLQLDSSGSVFYSTAPRWVRQSSSVDLPLCADGMKDWCDHWKQCVWFIHGTGTPSTKNQNLSLRAIHNQTSISYQMNINEEGCGRSPKSDHLTLSPERIALYGDKGWRSALISVIRNAMSVRSSPTCIVADDSVFLALLVSSLLPSSKVITMFPGLRDKGANYIRAVADANNLSMDRIEVIGKRASSLTMDDFKHKKVNLIVGEPFYYGSEGMLPWQNLRFWSERTLFDPLLSEDAFIMPCKGILRFCAMSLPDLWRSRCSLKDVEGFDHLVVNDTLGACGDLPGEQQGPCLPYYVWQCGYTKKLSKVYSLMDFNFSEPIHSCFGETKVEFAHDGICHGFAVWIDWVLDEKKSVVIAAGPESRYWKQGVQLLSKPVQVNPGNSVMHVEAYLDPGTGELTFKCTLS, encoded by the exons ATGGACGGTCCGGATCTGTTGGAGGCGAGCTCAGCTAAGCCCTGCGGCGCCGAACCCCTCTTGATGCCGAGCTTCCTCGTCCTCAGCGTCGCGCCACGGCCCCTGCCCGCCGCTCTCCGCCTTCTCCGCCGCCGAATGGCCTCCTCCGAGCCGACCCGCGCCTTCCAGCTCCGCCTCAACCCgctcaccggagactccgagtggCTCGTCGTCGACGAGGCGGAAGGGGAGGGCGAGGCGCCGCCCGCGCCAGGGCAGCAGCACCTCCTCGCCGCCACCTCTTACCTCGACATGCTCAACGACGCCTCCCGCAACCGCGCGTACCGCCGCGCCGTCGACGCCACGGTCACCGACCCCGCCTCCCGCGTCCTCGACATCGG AGCTGGGACTGGGTTGCTGTCGATGATGGCTGCACGGGCTTTGGCAACTGTTGGAGGTGAAGGTATAGGAAGCGTGTCAGCATGTGAATCCTACCTTCCAATGGGCAAGTTGATGCGGAGGGTACTGAGAGCCAATGGGATGGTAAATAAGGTGAAAGTATTTCACAAGCGTTCAGATGAGCTCAAAGTTGGAGCTGAGCTTGATTCTCCAGCTGATATACTG GTCAGTGAAATTCTTGATTCTGAGTTGTTGGGCGAGGGTCTGATACCTACTCTACagcatgcacatgacatgctatTGGTGAAAAAACCAAAGACAGTTCCATTTCGAGCCACTACGTATGGGCAG TTAGTCGAGAGCACATTTTTGTGGAAGATGCATGATCTACACAACAATGAAGCAAATGCTGCAGATGGTGTGTGGCTTACTCCTGGTGGGATGGAAAGGATTCTTTCTGTGAAGCTACAACAGCATGCGATGCAATGTGATGCGCTGGCAGATGAAATACGATTG CTGTCAGAACccttcaaagtctttgaatttgACTTTTGGAAACGGCCAGATAGTCATCGTGAAACAAAAATCAAGATAAAAGCAACTGCTGATGGATGTGCTCATGCTATCATTTCATG GTGGGTGCTTCAACTGGATTCTTCTGGGTCAGTCTTTTACTCAACTGCTCCTAGGTGGGTGAGACAATCGAGTAGTGTGGATCTACCATTATGTGCCGATG GCATGAAGGATTGGTGTGATCATTGGAAGCAGTGTGTTTGGTTTATACATGGGACAGGGACTCCTTCTACgaaaaatcaaaatctttcTTTGAGAGCTATCCATAACCAAACTAGCATCTCATATCAGATGAATATCAATGAGGAAGGATGCGGTAGAAGCCCAAAAAGTGACCATCTAACATTGTCGCCGGAAAGGATAGCACTTTATGGTGATAAAGGTTGGAGATCAGCTTTGATAAGTGTCATTAGAAATGCT ATGAGTGTAAGATCTTCTCCAACCTGTATTGTGGCCGATGACAGCGTGTTCCTAGCTCTCTTAGTTTCTTCTCTGTTACCATCTTCAAAAGTGATTACAATGTTTCCTGGTCTAAGGGACAAGGGTGCCAACTATATTCGAGCTGTAGCAGATGCAAATAATTTATCCATGGACCGGATTGAAGTGATTGGTAAAAGAGCCTCATCTCTTACTATGGATGACTTCAAACATAAAAAG GTTAATCTAATAGTGGGGGAACCTTTTTACTATGGAAGTGAAGGAATGCTGCCGTGGCAAAATTTGCGTTTCTG GAGTGAAAGAACTCTGTTTGACCCATTGCTATCTGAGGATGCATTTATCATGCCTTGTAAGGGAATATTAAGATTCTGCGCCATGTCACTTCCG GACTTGTGGAGGAGCCGTTGCAGCCTTAAAGATGTTGAGGGATTTGATCACTTAGTTGTTAATGATACTTTAGGAGCCTGTGGTGATCTGCCTGGAGAGCAGCAAGGACCTTGCCTACCTTATTATGTATGGCAATGTGGTTATACCAAG AAATTAAGTAAAGTGTACTCTCTCATGGACTTCAACTTTTCGGAGCCTATTCACTCTTGTTTTGGCGAAACGAAG GTCGAGTTTGCCCATGATGGAATATGCCATGGTTTCGCAGTTTGGATTGACTGGGTACTTGATGAGAAAAAATCCGTTGTGATAGCCGCTGGACCAG AGAGCAGATACTGGAAGCAAGGGGTGCAGCTGCTTAGCAAGCCTGTACAAGTGAATCCAGGCAACTCGGTGATGCATGTTGAGGCGTACTTGGATCCTGGCACGGGGGAGCTCACGTTTAAATGCACGCTCTCGTGA
- the LOC133926085 gene encoding protein arginine N-methyltransferase 7 isoform X2, with product MMAARALATVGGEGIGSVSACESYLPMGKLMRRVLRANGMVNKVKVFHKRSDELKVGAELDSPADILVSEILDSELLGEGLIPTLQHAHDMLLVKKPKTVPFRATTYGQLVESTFLWKMHDLHNNEANAADGVWLTPGGMERILSVKLQQHAMQCDALADEIRLLSEPFKVFEFDFWKRPDSHRETKIKIKATADGCAHAIISWWVLQLDSSGSVFYSTAPRWVRQSSSVDLPLCADGMKDWCDHWKQCVWFIHGTGTPSTKNQNLSLRAIHNQTSISYQMNINEEGCGRSPKSDHLTLSPERIALYGDKGWRSALISVIRNAMSVRSSPTCIVADDSVFLALLVSSLLPSSKVITMFPGLRDKGANYIRAVADANNLSMDRIEVIGKRASSLTMDDFKHKKVNLIVGEPFYYGSEGMLPWQNLRFWSERTLFDPLLSEDAFIMPCKGILRFCAMSLPDLWRSRCSLKDVEGFDHLVVNDTLGACGDLPGEQQGPCLPYYVWQCGYTKKLSKVYSLMDFNFSEPIHSCFGETKVEFAHDGICHGFAVWIDWVLDEKKSVVIAAGPESRYWKQGVQLLSKPVQVNPGNSVMHVEAYLDPGTGELTFKCTLS from the exons ATGATGGCTGCACGGGCTTTGGCAACTGTTGGAGGTGAAGGTATAGGAAGCGTGTCAGCATGTGAATCCTACCTTCCAATGGGCAAGTTGATGCGGAGGGTACTGAGAGCCAATGGGATGGTAAATAAGGTGAAAGTATTTCACAAGCGTTCAGATGAGCTCAAAGTTGGAGCTGAGCTTGATTCTCCAGCTGATATACTG GTCAGTGAAATTCTTGATTCTGAGTTGTTGGGCGAGGGTCTGATACCTACTCTACagcatgcacatgacatgctatTGGTGAAAAAACCAAAGACAGTTCCATTTCGAGCCACTACGTATGGGCAG TTAGTCGAGAGCACATTTTTGTGGAAGATGCATGATCTACACAACAATGAAGCAAATGCTGCAGATGGTGTGTGGCTTACTCCTGGTGGGATGGAAAGGATTCTTTCTGTGAAGCTACAACAGCATGCGATGCAATGTGATGCGCTGGCAGATGAAATACGATTG CTGTCAGAACccttcaaagtctttgaatttgACTTTTGGAAACGGCCAGATAGTCATCGTGAAACAAAAATCAAGATAAAAGCAACTGCTGATGGATGTGCTCATGCTATCATTTCATG GTGGGTGCTTCAACTGGATTCTTCTGGGTCAGTCTTTTACTCAACTGCTCCTAGGTGGGTGAGACAATCGAGTAGTGTGGATCTACCATTATGTGCCGATG GCATGAAGGATTGGTGTGATCATTGGAAGCAGTGTGTTTGGTTTATACATGGGACAGGGACTCCTTCTACgaaaaatcaaaatctttcTTTGAGAGCTATCCATAACCAAACTAGCATCTCATATCAGATGAATATCAATGAGGAAGGATGCGGTAGAAGCCCAAAAAGTGACCATCTAACATTGTCGCCGGAAAGGATAGCACTTTATGGTGATAAAGGTTGGAGATCAGCTTTGATAAGTGTCATTAGAAATGCT ATGAGTGTAAGATCTTCTCCAACCTGTATTGTGGCCGATGACAGCGTGTTCCTAGCTCTCTTAGTTTCTTCTCTGTTACCATCTTCAAAAGTGATTACAATGTTTCCTGGTCTAAGGGACAAGGGTGCCAACTATATTCGAGCTGTAGCAGATGCAAATAATTTATCCATGGACCGGATTGAAGTGATTGGTAAAAGAGCCTCATCTCTTACTATGGATGACTTCAAACATAAAAAG GTTAATCTAATAGTGGGGGAACCTTTTTACTATGGAAGTGAAGGAATGCTGCCGTGGCAAAATTTGCGTTTCTG GAGTGAAAGAACTCTGTTTGACCCATTGCTATCTGAGGATGCATTTATCATGCCTTGTAAGGGAATATTAAGATTCTGCGCCATGTCACTTCCG GACTTGTGGAGGAGCCGTTGCAGCCTTAAAGATGTTGAGGGATTTGATCACTTAGTTGTTAATGATACTTTAGGAGCCTGTGGTGATCTGCCTGGAGAGCAGCAAGGACCTTGCCTACCTTATTATGTATGGCAATGTGGTTATACCAAG AAATTAAGTAAAGTGTACTCTCTCATGGACTTCAACTTTTCGGAGCCTATTCACTCTTGTTTTGGCGAAACGAAG GTCGAGTTTGCCCATGATGGAATATGCCATGGTTTCGCAGTTTGGATTGACTGGGTACTTGATGAGAAAAAATCCGTTGTGATAGCCGCTGGACCAG AGAGCAGATACTGGAAGCAAGGGGTGCAGCTGCTTAGCAAGCCTGTACAAGTGAATCCAGGCAACTCGGTGATGCATGTTGAGGCGTACTTGGATCCTGGCACGGGGGAGCTCACGTTTAAATGCACGCTCTCGTGA